In a single window of the Dreissena polymorpha isolate Duluth1 chromosome 3, UMN_Dpol_1.0, whole genome shotgun sequence genome:
- the LOC127873638 gene encoding uncharacterized protein LOC127873638, giving the protein MASQADASSVTSPEIKRKKRSINFSNTEILKLEELVKDEKTFSILTNKFSNTVNNKMKKDMWTKIAEVISAQGIAVRTADECSNKWQNLKRESKAAVTSEKLERRKTGGGTLTLTAVADEKKVRIAEMYKDSASFNGIIGGLDSDEADGRHFLSNTTVAPAVGTVEQMEQSSECCNKGPAKKQKKFATKSEELQYWQVQYFKGEVEKQEQEKQLLDIRIRMLLKEEMRRDQNVVDEIINGKFFED; this is encoded by the exons ATGGCATCCCAAGCAGACGCATCTTCAGTGACTTCACCtgaaattaaaagaaagaaaaggagCATTAACTTTAGCAATACAGAAATATTGAAATTGGAAGAGCTGGTTAAAGAtgagaaaacattttcaatattaactaataaattttcaaacactgtaaataataaaatgaaaaaagatatGTGGACGAAAATTGCTGAAGTAATTTCTGCACAAGGAATTGCAGTTAGAACTGCGGATGAATGTAGTAATAAATGGCAGAACTTGAAAAGAGAGAGCAAGGCAGCAGTTACCAGTGAAAAGTTAGAACGGCGTAAAACGGGCGGAGGGACCCTGACACTGACAGCTGTCGCCGATGAAAAAAAAGTTCGGATCGCCGAAATGTATAAAGATTCGGCATCCTTCAATGGGATTATTGGAGGATTGGACAGCGATGAAGCTG ATGGTCGTCACTTTCTGTCCAACACCACAGTTGCGCCCGCTGTGGGAACAGTTGAACAAATGGAGCAGTCAag TGAGTGTTGTAATAAAGGTCCAGCAAAGAAACAAAAGAAGTTTGCAACAAAGTCTGAAGAACTTCAGTACTGGCAGGTACAATATTTCAAAGGGGAGGTGGAAAAGCAGGAACAGGAG AAACAACTACTTGATATAAGGATTCGTATGCTGCTGAAAGAGGAAATGAGACGTGACCAGAACGTTGTTGATGAGATCATCAATGGAAAATTTTTCGAGGACtaa